In one Pseudanabaenaceae cyanobacterium SKYG29 genomic region, the following are encoded:
- a CDS encoding pentapeptide repeat-containing protein has protein sequence MPLIPRKVSILVTKPQPKGFHHLVRAVVILLLIFSCWGQVQSLEAAALPYSHGSLKGRDFSYQNLRGSGFANANMEGADFSYAQLQGAVFSASIMRNANLRGADLSYAMLDQTDFANADLRDAILVDTILLRSRFDFTQIEGADFTGAILDPGQVRWLCQRAKGKNPVTGVDTRESLGCD, from the coding sequence ATGCCATTAATCCCTAGGAAAGTTAGCATCCTTGTTACAAAGCCACAGCCGAAAGGGTTTCATCATCTTGTTAGGGCTGTAGTTATTTTACTGCTCATCTTTAGTTGCTGGGGACAGGTACAGAGTTTAGAGGCAGCGGCTTTACCCTACAGTCATGGCAGTTTGAAGGGCAGGGATTTCTCCTATCAAAATTTACGAGGCTCAGGTTTTGCCAATGCCAATATGGAGGGAGCGGATTTCTCCTATGCCCAGTTACAGGGAGCGGTCTTCAGCGCCTCGATTATGCGTAATGCCAATTTGCGGGGGGCGGATTTGAGTTATGCCATGCTTGATCAGACAGACTTTGCTAATGCTGACCTCAGAGATGCCATTCTTGTTGATACGATCCTTTTGCGCAGTCGCTTTGATTTTACCCAAATTGAAGGAGCCGACTTTACTGGCGCTATTCTTGATCCTGGGCAGGTGCGATGGCTCTGCCAACGGGCAAAGGGGAAAAATCCTGTGACAGGAGTTGATACCAGAGAGTCCTTGGGCTGTGATTAG
- the cysC gene encoding adenylyl-sulfate kinase, with amino-acid sequence MQDQGLTLWFTGLSGAGKTTISQRVGEHLRQQGKRVEILDGDIVRKHLTRDLGFSKADRDENIYRIGFVAHLLCRNGVYVLVAAISPYADARQKVREMIGSNFVEIYVNAPLEVCEARDVKGLYKRARAGEIKYFTGIDDPYEPPTDPDLECHTDKETIEESVTKVLQLLALRDQQRREIPLL; translated from the coding sequence ATGCAAGATCAAGGTCTGACTTTGTGGTTTACTGGGTTGAGTGGTGCGGGAAAAACAACAATTTCCCAGCGGGTAGGAGAGCATTTGCGGCAGCAGGGCAAAAGGGTGGAAATTTTAGATGGGGATATAGTGCGTAAACATTTGACCAGGGATTTGGGCTTTTCTAAAGCCGATCGGGATGAGAATATCTATCGTATTGGCTTTGTCGCTCATTTGCTGTGTCGGAATGGGGTGTATGTTTTAGTGGCAGCTATTTCTCCCTACGCTGATGCCAGGCAAAAAGTCAGAGAAATGATCGGCAGCAATTTTGTGGAAATTTATGTGAATGCCCCTTTAGAAGTGTGCGAAGCCAGAGACGTCAAGGGTCTGTACAAAAGAGCCAGGGCAGGTGAGATTAAATATTTCACTGGTATCGATGACCCCTACGAACCACCCACTGACCCCGACTTGGAATGTCACACAGATAAGGAAACGATCGAGGAATCAGTTACGAAAGTGTTGCAGTTGTTGGCATTAAGGGATCAGCAAAGACGCGAAATCCCCCTGCTGTAA